tgtcaGGTGCCCTGGATGGTCCTCGGTCTGCCGAGTGAGATCTCTCTGCTTTGTCGAACCGGGTTGAATTAtgtgggattgtgggacattgctggCCTGACGGTGAGGGAAtaaagctctcgctctctcctcttccCGCCCAGCCTGCGAGGGACAGCAAGTTGCTGCCACTGCTGGTGATGTCCCGGGTGATCTTTATCCCGCTCTTCATGCTGTGTAACGTACAGCCGCGCCGAATGCCAGTCGTCTTCGTCCACGATGCCTGGTACATTGTCTTCATGGTCACCTTCGCCTTCTCCAATGGCTACCTGGCCAGTCTCTGCATGTGCTACGGACCCAAGTGAGTCTGGGCATTGTCTGCCGCGGTGGTGCAGGGAGGGGGGGCACACTGGGGGGATATGGGGGGGCGGGGCAGTGATTGGGGTGGGGCCTGTGCTGACTGGGGCGGGGCCTGTGCTGACTGGGGCGGGGCCTGTGTGACTGAGGCGGGGCTGTGATTGGGGTGGGGCCTGTGCTGACTGGGGCGGGGCATGTGCTGACTAGGGCGGGGCCTGTGCTGACTGGGGCGGGGCTGTGCTGACTGGGGCGGGGCCTGTGCTGACTGGGGCGGGGCTGTGTGACTGGGGCGGGGCCTGTGCTGACTGGGGCAGAGCTGTGTGACTGGGGCAGGGCCTGTGCTGATTGGGGCAGGG
This portion of the Pristiophorus japonicus isolate sPriJap1 unplaced genomic scaffold, sPriJap1.hap1 HAP1_SCAFFOLD_4357, whole genome shotgun sequence genome encodes:
- the LOC139251735 gene encoding equilibrative nucleoside transporter 1-like gives rise to the protein PARDSKLLPLLVMSRVIFIPLFMLCNVQPRRMPVVFVHDAWYIVFMVTFAFSNGYLASLCMCYGPKRVSAKEAETAGAIMSFFLSLGLAAGACVSFLFRWLV